In a genomic window of Limisphaera ngatamarikiensis:
- a CDS encoding Gfo/Idh/MocA family protein, with translation MDKVRLGIIGLGNIGRYHADYLLQGKVQRCELVAVCDVGKAVERYTQLQRFTNPEDLFRSGAVDAVLICTPHYQHVTLGIAALEAGLHILVEKPIAAHKADAERLIAKAQQHPKQVFAAMFQLRTEPRYQKLRRLITSGELGEIVRVNWINTDWFRPEIYFATGGWRATWKGEGGGVLINQCLHNLDTLQWLCGMPSRVRGFCQFGRYHQIEVEDNVTAYLEWPNRATGVFLGSTGEAPGTNRLEIAGTRGKVVLEDNRLRFTRNESDMIEFSRTARSPFAKPDVWHVEIPFTDAVLPHAIIVQNFVNAILDGEPLIAPGPEGIHSVELANAVVFSALLDRTLDLPMDGAAWESRLGELIASSKVQKQVVNLETTDFTASFRR, from the coding sequence ATGGACAAGGTGCGTCTGGGGATCATTGGACTGGGCAACATCGGCCGGTATCACGCCGATTATCTGTTGCAGGGCAAGGTCCAGCGATGCGAGCTGGTGGCCGTATGCGACGTGGGAAAGGCCGTGGAACGGTACACCCAACTCCAGCGGTTCACCAACCCCGAGGATCTCTTCCGCTCCGGGGCAGTGGACGCGGTGCTCATCTGCACCCCGCACTACCAGCACGTCACCCTCGGCATCGCGGCCCTGGAAGCCGGCCTCCACATCCTGGTCGAAAAACCCATCGCCGCCCACAAGGCCGATGCGGAGCGGCTCATTGCCAAAGCCCAACAACACCCCAAACAGGTCTTCGCCGCCATGTTCCAACTCCGCACCGAGCCCCGTTACCAAAAACTTCGGCGCCTCATCACCAGCGGTGAGCTGGGCGAGATCGTCCGGGTCAACTGGATCAACACCGACTGGTTCCGGCCCGAAATTTATTTTGCCACCGGGGGATGGCGCGCCACGTGGAAGGGCGAGGGCGGCGGCGTGCTCATCAATCAATGCCTCCACAACCTGGACACCCTCCAATGGCTCTGCGGCATGCCCTCCCGGGTACGCGGCTTCTGCCAGTTCGGCCGCTACCACCAAATCGAAGTCGAAGACAACGTCACGGCCTATCTCGAGTGGCCCAACCGCGCCACCGGGGTCTTCCTCGGTTCCACCGGTGAGGCCCCGGGCACCAACCGCCTCGAAATCGCCGGCACCCGCGGCAAGGTCGTCCTGGAAGACAACCGCCTGCGCTTCACCCGCAACGAGTCCGACATGATCGAGTTCAGCCGCACAGCCCGTAGCCCCTTCGCCAAACCGGACGTCTGGCACGTCGAAATCCCGTTCACCGATGCCGTCCTGCCCCACGCCATCATCGTCCAAAACTTCGTCAACGCCATCCTGGACGGTGAACCCTTGATCGCCCCCGGCCCCGAGGGCATCCACTCGGTGGAACTGGCCAACGCCGTGGTCTTCTCCGCGCTGCTCGACCGGACCCTGGACCTGCCCATGGACGGTGCCGCCTGGGAATCCAGGCTCGGAGAACTCATCGCCAGTTCCAAGGTCCAGAAACAGGTGGTCAACCTCGAAACCACAGATTTCACGGCATCTTTCCGACGTTGA
- a CDS encoding YqaA family protein, which translates to MESSFFPVPPDVLLLALSVGAPRRALWFACLCSAGSVAGGVFGYLIGHYAWEAVRGFFIPYVFSQAAFDRVATLYNDNAFVAILSAAFTPIPYKVFTVAAGVCGVNLGTLVVASALGRSARFFMVGGAVYWLGPRVKVWIERYFDWLAWALLVLGVGGFVALKYLR; encoded by the coding sequence ATGGAATCGTCGTTTTTCCCCGTGCCGCCGGACGTGTTGTTGCTGGCGTTGAGTGTGGGGGCGCCGCGGCGGGCACTGTGGTTTGCCTGTCTCTGCTCGGCGGGTTCGGTAGCGGGTGGCGTGTTTGGTTACCTGATCGGACATTACGCGTGGGAGGCGGTGCGGGGGTTTTTCATCCCGTACGTTTTCTCGCAGGCGGCGTTTGACCGGGTGGCGACGCTGTACAACGACAATGCGTTTGTGGCGATTCTGTCGGCCGCGTTTACGCCGATTCCGTACAAGGTGTTCACGGTGGCGGCGGGTGTGTGCGGGGTGAACCTTGGGACGCTGGTGGTGGCGTCGGCCCTCGGACGGTCGGCGCGCTTTTTCATGGTGGGCGGGGCGGTGTATTGGCTGGGCCCCCGGGTGAAGGTGTGGATTGAGCGGTATTTTGACTGGCTTGCGTGGGCGTTGCTGGTGCTGGGGGTGGGCGGTTTTGTGGCGCTGAAGTATCTGCGGTAG
- the trpD gene encoding anthranilate phosphoribosyltransferase — protein MLEQLIRQVEAGGVLTREQVREAVEGLVDERVPVETKAEFLAALARRGETVGEIAAFAEELRSRAVEPPLDPAWRRGRVILDVVGTGGDRAGTFNISTTVALVCAAAGVTVAKHGNRAVTSRAGSADVLEALGIPVQSPPAEAARSLERHGFAFLFAPLYHPAFRHIAPARKLCAERGQRTLFNYLGPLLNPVRPTAQLMGVARPELCGPMAQVLGSLGVERVAVVCGELPGTDPAQRVWVDELSPAGPTTVAVFGLARGESTAVWPRPARVRRALSLRDLQGGDAAANAAVVEAILQGRDRGPKRDAVLYNAAVALWVAGAASSVEEGWLLAERVLDEGHAARKLSELRRAGGGG, from the coding sequence GTGTTGGAGCAACTCATTCGACAGGTTGAGGCGGGCGGTGTTCTGACCCGCGAACAGGTCCGCGAAGCGGTCGAGGGGCTTGTGGACGAGCGGGTCCCGGTGGAGACAAAGGCGGAGTTTCTGGCCGCGCTGGCGCGCCGGGGCGAAACGGTCGGGGAGATCGCCGCATTTGCAGAGGAGCTGCGGTCGCGGGCGGTTGAACCGCCGCTGGACCCCGCATGGCGTCGGGGCCGGGTGATCCTGGACGTGGTGGGTACCGGTGGCGATCGAGCCGGCACGTTCAACATCTCCACCACGGTGGCCCTGGTGTGTGCCGCGGCGGGTGTGACCGTGGCCAAGCACGGCAATCGGGCGGTGACCTCCCGTGCGGGGAGTGCGGATGTGCTGGAGGCGCTGGGGATTCCGGTGCAGAGCCCGCCGGCGGAGGCGGCCCGGAGTCTGGAACGACATGGTTTTGCCTTTTTGTTTGCACCGCTCTACCACCCGGCGTTTCGGCACATTGCACCGGCTCGAAAGCTCTGTGCCGAACGCGGGCAGCGGACGCTGTTCAATTACCTGGGGCCGTTGCTGAATCCGGTCCGGCCGACGGCGCAGTTGATGGGCGTGGCGCGGCCGGAACTGTGCGGGCCAATGGCGCAGGTGTTGGGATCACTCGGCGTGGAACGGGTTGCGGTCGTGTGCGGCGAGTTGCCCGGCACGGACCCCGCGCAGCGGGTCTGGGTGGATGAATTGTCGCCGGCGGGGCCGACCACGGTGGCGGTGTTCGGGCTGGCTCGGGGCGAATCCACGGCGGTTTGGCCGCGGCCGGCGCGGGTCCGACGGGCCCTGAGCCTGAGGGATTTGCAGGGGGGCGATGCAGCGGCCAACGCCGCCGTGGTGGAGGCCATATTGCAGGGGCGCGACCGCGGACCGAAACGGGATGCAGTGCTGTATAACGCGGCGGTGGCGTTGTGGGTGGCCGGGGCTGCGAGTTCGGTGGAGGAGGGATGGTTGCTGGCGGAACGGGTCCTGGACGAGGGCCATGCGGCGCGGAAGCTGAGCGAATTACGCCGTGCCGGCGGTGGCGGTTGA